Proteins from one Syngnathoides biaculeatus isolate LvHL_M chromosome 8, ASM1980259v1, whole genome shotgun sequence genomic window:
- the LOC133505328 gene encoding porphobilinogen deaminase-like: protein MAEEANASNGDGKISRLIRIGTRKSQLARIQTDSVAEKLKELYPDILLEIVAMSTTGDKILDTALSKIGEKSLFTKELETALEKNMVDLVVHSLKDLPTTLPPGFTVAAVLKRENPHDAVVLHPKNVGKTLAMLPEKSVIGTSSLRRTAQLKRRFPHLEFKDIRGNLNTRLKKLDEKEDFAAIILAAAGLRRMGWENRITQILEPEDCMYAVGQGALAVEVRAKDTDILEMLSVLNDTDTVLRCLAERAFLRHLEGGCSVPVAVHTEVKDSQLYLTGAVYSLDGSDLLKNTMQTSIATSDKCQQEVDEQVQRVGITAIKICSGAQDNAERLGMELANLLLSKGAKEILTVARQLNDAR, encoded by the exons ATGGCGGAGGAGGCAAATGCTTCG AATGGCGATGGAAAAATCAGTCGTCTCATCCGGATTGGAACCCGTAAGAGTCAG TTGGCTCGCATTCAGACTGACAGTGTTGCAGAAAAACTTAAAGAGCTGTACCCTGACATCCTTTTGGAAATTG TGGCCATGTCAACAACTGGGGACAAAATCCTTGACACAGCTTTGTCAAAA ATTGGGGAGAAGAGTTTGTTTACCAAAGAGTTGGAAACTGCTCTGGAGAAGAATAT GGTGGATCTGGTCGTCCATTCACTCAAGGACCTTCCCACCACACTCCCTCCAGGATTCACCGTTGCAGCTGTCCTTAA gagagAGAACCCACACGATGCTGTGGTACTACATCCGAAGAATGTAGGGAAAACGTTGGCGATGCTTCCAGAAAAAAG tgTGATAGGCACCAGTTCACTGCGTCGTACTGCTCAGTTGAAGAGAAGATTCCCCCACTTGGAGTTTAAAGATATT CGTGGAAACTTGAACACCAGACTGAAGAAACTGGACGAGAAGGAGGACTTTGCAGCCATCATCCTTGCTGCTGCAGGTTTAAGGAGAATGGGTTGGGAAAACCGAATCACCCAg ATTCTGGAACCTGAGGATTGCATGTATGCTGTTGGACAG GGTGCTCTGGCCGTGGAGGTTCGAGCCAAAGATACTGATATCCTCGAGATGTTGTCTGTGCTAAATGACACCGACACTGTACTGCGCTGCCTAGCCGAGAGAGCCTTCCTCAGGCACCTG GAGGGAGGGTGCAGTGTTCCCGTGGCTGTGCATACAGAGGTCAAAGACTCTCAG CTTTATTTGACAGGTGCCGTGTACAGCCTGGATGGTTCGGATTTGCTGAAGAACACCATGCAGACTAGCATCGCCACAAGTGATAAG TGCCAGCAGGAGGTGGACGAGCAAGTACAGCGCGTGGGCATCACAGCCATCAAGATCTGCAGCGGCGCTCAGGACAATGCTGAGCGTCTGGGAATGGAGCTGGCCAACTTGCTCCTGAGCAAAGGAGCCAAGGAGATTCTGACCGTGGCCAGACAGCTCAATGATGCCAGATAA